The following proteins come from a genomic window of Dissulfuribacter thermophilus:
- a CDS encoding Rho termination factor N-terminal domain-containing protein produces the protein MAGDLENNNNTSQESESAKISELPALNLSDLKKKNVTELYNLVNELGIDIQPGLRKQELIFAILKEYMKKDGQVYGEGVLEVLQDGF, from the coding sequence ATGGCTGGAGACCTTGAAAACAACAACAATACATCCCAAGAATCAGAATCTGCAAAAATAAGTGAGCTACCTGCACTAAACTTATCGGACCTCAAGAAAAAGAATGTAACAGAGCTTTATAACCTTGTTAATGAGCTTGGAATAGACATTCAACCTGGTCTCAGAAAACAAGAGTTAATTTTTGCTATATTAAAAGAATATATGAAAAAAGACGGCCAGGTATATGGTGAAGGCGTACTTGAGGTCCTTCAAGATGGGTTT
- a CDS encoding ketopantoate reductase family protein: MEYIELESSTKHIGKCQDIMKKNAKFVVIGPGAMGLLISAYLCRDGNSVAILDHKPKRALALNEVGVEVEEANGHVWRARPFVTTDPQELDVPDFVILCTKAYSLTKVLEDIKQFINETTVIVSIQNGIGHWEKILSSIEENPLLLCSTAQGATLLGEAKVFHAGTGLSLIGPARKGDLRELEASDELKTIFEAAGLEAQSVPDIYPIVWRKLLINCAINPLTALTRRKNGELLSDKGLVKIQMEIVKEVLDVARAQGIELGLSQEEALTLVHDVCKKTAKNTSSMLQDLIFGRPTEIDFINGAVVTLGEKLNVNTPVNFLLTSLVRGLKG, from the coding sequence ATGGAATACATTGAACTTGAGTCATCTACTAAGCATATCGGAAAGTGTCAAGATATTATGAAGAAAAACGCAAAATTTGTAGTAATAGGGCCGGGAGCCATGGGGCTCCTTATTTCTGCCTATCTGTGTAGAGATGGGAATTCTGTAGCAATTCTCGATCATAAGCCCAAAAGGGCCTTGGCATTGAATGAGGTTGGAGTAGAGGTGGAGGAAGCTAATGGTCATGTATGGAGGGCAAGACCATTTGTAACAACTGATCCTCAGGAACTAGATGTACCAGATTTTGTCATTCTATGCACAAAGGCATATTCCCTTACAAAGGTGTTAGAAGATATCAAACAATTTATAAACGAAACTACTGTGATTGTATCCATTCAAAATGGCATAGGTCATTGGGAAAAAATACTGTCTTCTATAGAAGAGAATCCCTTATTGTTATGTTCTACTGCTCAGGGGGCGACTCTACTCGGAGAAGCCAAGGTATTTCATGCCGGAACTGGTCTGAGTTTAATTGGGCCAGCAAGAAAGGGAGACCTCAGGGAGCTTGAGGCATCAGACGAACTTAAAACTATCTTTGAAGCAGCAGGGCTTGAGGCACAAAGTGTCCCAGACATCTATCCTATTGTCTGGAGAAAACTCCTGATAAATTGTGCCATAAATCCTTTAACGGCCCTTACCCGTCGTAAGAATGGAGAGCTGTTAAGTGACAAGGGACTTGTAAAGATTCAGATGGAAATAGTGAAAGAAGTACTGGATGTTGCTAGAGCACAAGGGATAGAACTAGGACTAAGCCAAGAAGAGGCATTAACACTTGTCCATGACGTATGTAAAAAGACAGCCAAGAATACCTCATCAATGCTTCAAGATTTGATTTTTGGTCGTCCAACAGAAATAGATTTTATAAATGGAGCGGTGGTAACACTTGGAGAAAAGTTAAATGTGAATACCCCAGTAAATTTTCTGCTGACCAGTCTAGTAAGAGGCTTAAAAGGGTAA